A genomic window from Pyricularia oryzae 70-15 chromosome 7, whole genome shotgun sequence includes:
- a CDS encoding UBX domain-containing protein 8, whose translation MADGEPDISDLSPEQQEALQQYTMITDQSVQDAIPLLQRSQWNAQIAIAKFFDGEQPDPVAEALAAQEQNQQAGGPGLGGTARFENLQDSLDGIEMDIVRSRRHRTEAAPRVVPQPARIYRVPFLWSIITLPFSLTWRIATTLFRPIVYLLGLLPCNMRPRAIGAAGYGRRQLMPRDAAARFKREFEENYGSGELPWYDGGSAQAYDAAKRELKFLLIVLLSPEHDDTDSFVRDVLLSPEVVSFIKDEKNNIILWGGNIVDSEAYQVSFEYRCTRFPFACLVCLTPKEGSTRMGTIKRIQGAVTPERFLGDIRSAIHKHNPDLDGVRAERVAQEAARNLRADQDSAYERSLAKDREKARLRREAEAAAAAAEKRALEEAEAAARLEEKRRQWKAWRATTLAEEPPAAEKDVVRLALMMPEYTGAGRIVRRFARETTMEELYAFVECYDATRGDAEKPPLQPDDYEHEYKFRIVSPMPREVYEPSTAATVGDKIGRSGNLIVETIVSDSDDEE comes from the exons ATGGCGGACGGAGAGCCGGATATCAGCGACCTCTCGCCGGAGCAGCAAGAGGCGCTGCAGCAGTATACCATGATTACAGACCAATCCGTCCAGGATGCTATTCCACTGCTGCAGAGATCGCAATGGAACGCCCAA ATAGCAATCGCGAAGTTTTTTGATGGCGAGCAGCCCGACCCCGTAGCCGAGGCCCTCGCAGCACAGGAGCAAAACCAGCAAGCAGGAGGCCccggcctcggcggcacCGCGCGATTCGAGAACCTCCAAGATAGTCTAGATGGCATCGAGATGGATATTGTCAGGAGCAGAAGACATAGAACTGAAGCGGCGCCCAGGGTGGTCCCCCAGCCTGCGAGGATCTATAGGGTACCTTTCCTCTGGTCCATCATCACGCTGCCTTTCAGTCTCACCTGGAGAATCGCCACGACCCTATTTCGGCCGATCGTGTACCTTCTCGGCCTACTCCCGTGTAACATGAGACCCAGAGCCATTGGTGCTGCCGGCTACGGGAGACGACAGCTGATGCCGCGTGATGCCGCAGCGCGGTTCAAGCGCGAATTTGAGGAGAACTACGGGTCTGGCGAACTGCCGTGGTACGACGGGGGCTCGGCGCAGGCCTACGACGCGGCAAAACGGGAGCTTAAGTTCTTGCTCATCGTTCTGCTGTCGCCCGAGCATGACGACACGGATTCTTTTGTGCGGGACGTTCTCCTTTCGCCCGAAGTCGTATCGTTTATCAAGGACGAAAAGAACAACATTATACTGTGGGGAGGCAATATTGTCGACTCGGAGGCGTATCAAGTATCGTTTGAGTACCGATGCACCCGATTCCCTTTCGCCTGTCTGGTTTGCCTGACTCCCAAGGAGGGCAGCACCCGTATGGGCACCATCAAGCGTATCCAGGGCGCCGTCACGCCGGAGCGCTTCCTCGGGGACATCAGGTCCGCCATACACAAACACAATCCGGATCTGGATGGGGTGCGGGCGGAGCGCGTCGCCCAGGAGGCCGCGCGCAACCTACGTGCGGATCAGGATTCTGCGTACGAACGCTCTCTGGCCAAGGACAGAGAAAAGGCGCGCCTGCGGCGGGaagccgaggccgccgccgcagcagccgAAAAGCGGGCGTTGGAGGAGGctgaggcggcggcgcgacTGGAGGAGAAGAGGCGGCAGTGGAAGGCGTGGCGGGCCACGACGCTCGCAGAGGAGCCCCCAGCAGCAGAAAAGGACGTCGTTCGGCTCGCGCTTATGATGCCAGAGTATACGGGTGCGGGGCGGATCGTGAGGAGGTTCGCCAGGGAGACTACCATGGAGGAGCTCTACGCCTTTGTCGAGTGCTACGACGCCACCAGAGGGGACGCCGAGAAGCCCCCGCTGCAACCGGACGACTACGAACACGAGTACAAATTCCGCATAGTTTCGCCAATGCCCAGGGAGGTCTACGAACCCAGCACAGCTGCGACTGTCGGGGATAAGATTGGCAGGTCAGGCAATTTGATTGTGGAGACGATAGTCTCAGACTCTGATGATGAGGAATAG
- a CDS encoding PAB-dependent poly(A)-specific ribonuclease subunit PAN3 — MATTRYNSNDFRRQLGSPRPKGRADTKDTLCRNILIYGHCRYEDAGCAFNHDQTKKSPKPDATTRKTLNVDSAPFTPAVSSQPSKKTFSSSHAASAAVFTPRATAATPTGTPTAQETDIPPAANTPSAFSNIAAIREFTPQQQNYDLTTNGAAAATQDASLNYDPFTMSSVASALPAAQYNPYASTDHTGLVAHGGAYFPSAQAGYQSLIPPSFHLYAPIGPYREDLQPWQRSTYDFFMPENLRLELQNKSHAALQTMTGTAALQMPQVGNYHTLVTLDKTSNRKSSSLFGYVTWVYKAVSGKTSRLYSLRRLEGFTVSNDQILRPVKEWKKITNGNIVAMQDAFTTRAWGDSSLMFSFEYYPLAETLMEHHFPNAQHKTSFRSNTNHQASETVLWSYIVQISNALNSIHSNGLAARCIDATKIIITGKNHIRLSSCGILDVINYEKSKPMTELQEEDFVAFGKLIVSLATNTPPTGLNLGKAIEQMGRNHSSTLKDMVLWLLNPPQASGQKTVKNLVAGINEHVMTAFDAQQRQSDMLYSELYREVENGRVLRLLMKLATINERTEYDKDAGWSENGDRYMLKLFRDYVFHQVDAQGRPVLDPGHMLRCLSKLDVGTEERIKLTSRDCETDFLVTYKDLKGAVQSAFGELLKGSGNGRGGPVASGSGHGVHHPSHRDRF, encoded by the exons ATGGCAACCACTCGCTACAACTCCAACGACTTCCGTCGCCAACTCGGCTCTCCGAGACCAAAAGGCCGTG CGGACACGAAAGATACTCTGTGTCGGAATATACTTATATATGGCCACTGTCGATACGAAGATGCTGGCTGCGCCTTCAACCATGACCAGACCAAGAAGTCTCCAAAACCTGATGC AACAACACGCAAGACTCTCAATGTAGATTCTGCGCCCTTCACTCCGGCAGTGTCATCACAGCCATCCAAGAAAACATTTTCTTCATCCCATGCAGCCAGTGCTGCTGTCTTTACACCAAGAGCAACAG CTGCGACTCCCACTGGTACTCCCACCGCTCAGGAAACCGACATACCGCCTGCAGCAAACACTCCTAGTGCTTTTAGCAATATTGCCGCGATTAGAGAGTTCACTCCACAGCAACAAAACTATGACCTCACCACTAatggtgctgctgcggccACCCAGGATGCCTCTCTCAACTATGACCCTTTCACAATGAGCAGCGTGGCCAGCGCCCTGCCCGCCGCTCAGTATAACCCTTATGCTTCCACCGATCACACTGGCTTGGTAGCCCATGGTGGTGCTTACTTCCCCAGCGCCCAAGCCGGTTATCAATCGTTGATACCTCCA TCTTTCCACCTATACGCGCCCATTGGCCCCTACAGGGAAGACCTGCAGCCATGGCAGCGCTCAACTTACGACTTCTTCATGCCCGAGAACCTGAGACTGGAGTTGCAGAACAAATCTCATGCTGCACTTCAGACTATGACCG GCACTGCTGCTTTGCAGATGCCGCAGGTGGGCAACTACCACACACTTGTCACTTTGGACAAGACTAGCAACAGGAAATCGTCGAGTCTATTCGGCTATGTCACATGGGTCTACAAGGCCGTCTCGGGCAAGACCAGTAGACTCTATTCCCTGAGGCGTCTTGAGGGTTTTACCGTGTCCAATGATCAAATCCTCAGACCGGTCAAGGAGTGGAAAAAGATAACGAATGGCAACATCGTAGCCATGCAAGATGCCTTCACCACGAGGGCCTGGGGAGACAGCTCTTTAATGTTCTCGTTCGAGTATTACCCTCTCGCAGAAACTCTGATGGAGCATCATTTTCCCAACGCTCAGCACAAGACCTCATTCCGCAGCAATACCAATCATCAGGCGAGCGAGACGGTCCTCTGGAGCTACATAGTTCAGATATCGAACGCACTGAACTCGATACACAGCAATGGACTGGCTGCCAGATGCATTGACGCCACCAAAATCATCATTACAGGCAAGAACCACATTCGCCTGAGCTCGTGTGGCATTCTCGATGTTATCAACTACGAAAAGTCCAAGCCGATGACGGAGCTTCAGGAGGAAGACTTCGTTGCATTTGGGAAGTTGATAGTATCACTGGCAACCAACACCCCACCGACAGGCCTCAACCTCGGCAAGGCGATAGAGCAGATGGGCAGGAATCACTCCAGCACGCTCAAGGACATGGTCCTTTGGCTGCTCAACCCGCCCCAGGCTTCGGGGCAGAAGACTGTTAAGAACCTCGTGGCAGGTATTAATGAGCACGTCATGACGGCGTTTGACGCGCAACAGCGGCAGTCTGATATGCTGTACTCGGAGCTATATCGTGAGGTGGAGAACGGGCGAGTGCTTCGGCTGCTGATGAAGTTGGCAACGATCAATGAGCGTACCGAGTATGACAAGGACGCCGGATGGTCCGAGAACGGCGACCGGTATATGCTCAAGCTGTTTCGCGACTACGTCTTTCACCAAGTGGATGCCCAGGGCAGGCCCGTGCTTGATCCGGGTCATATGCTTCGCTGTCTGTCCAAACTGGACGTTGGGACTGAGGAGCGCATCAAGCTGACGTCTCGCGATTGTGAGACGGACTTCCTGGTGACATATAAGGATCTCAAGGGCGCTGTGCAGAGCGCATTCGGCGAATTGCTCAAGGGCAGCGgcaacgggcgaggcgggcCGGTGGCGAGTGGCAGTGGCCATGGTGTCCATCACCCTTCGCACCGTGACCGATTCTAA